A window from Oreochromis aureus strain Israel breed Guangdong linkage group 16, ZZ_aureus, whole genome shotgun sequence encodes these proteins:
- the LOC120433562 gene encoding asialoglycoprotein receptor 2-like: MALLNVRSLVNKTFVLNDFFFTSRLDVLFLTETWIRPEKVCPEGWRMFCHSCYVLSEKLGSWDEGRDDCRSKGADLVVIESLEDKTFISSYIKERAWIGLNDKEEEGNWKWVDGTPLTLQNWVAKQPDNGDGNPKWGEEDCVHVEPDASWNDLSCSASLKWICEKHTTE, from the exons ATGGCACTGCTTAATGTCAGGTCGCTGGTAAACAAGAcctttgttttaaatgacttcTTCTTTACTAGCCGCCTTGATGTTTTAttccttacagaaacctggatTCGCCCTG AGAAAGTGTGTCCTGAAGGATGGAGAATGTTCTGTCATAGCTGTTACGTATTATCTGAAAAGCTTGGTTCCTGGGATGAAGGTAGAGATGACTGCAGAAGCAAAGGAGCAGATCTGGTGGTGATAGAAAGCCTTGAAGACAAG aCATTTATATCTAGTTACATTAAGGAACGTGCTTGGATTGGTTTGAATGACAAAGAAGAGGAAGGAAATTGGAAATGGGTCGATGGAACTCCACTGACTCTACA GAACTGGGTGGCAAAACAACCGGATAACGGTGATGGAAACCCAAAGTGGGGTGAAGAGGACTGCGTTCATGTAGAGCCTGATGCATCATGGAATGATCTCTCATGTTCAGCCTCTCTAAAGTGGATCTGTGAAAAACATACAACAGAATAA